A genomic segment from Paramixta manurensis encodes:
- a CDS encoding MBL fold metallo-hydrolase, with amino-acid sequence MVWKNPWYDPSKAHHTPEGFCNPEADLRQPGDLQRWRKERKAQGLPFPPAEGYEAFIRQWWQPADLSGEDDAVWWLGHACLLLRNNNRYCLIDPALSKRASPLRFYGPARKTPASLNINQLPSLDTVLISHNHYDHLDKPTVQRIIRRFPEVHFIVPLGLKAWFVKQGARRVTALDWWESTQHVGFTVHAVPARHWSMRTLKDRNRSLWCGWVVQTKNLRFWFTGDSGYSENLLEISQRLGPFNLAALPVGAYAPTWFMRGQHMDPEQAVSLHRDIGCPHSIPIHWGVFELADESLDEPPQTLAQSMEVAGLDGSRFRAWRIGEKMSVNNISQD; translated from the coding sequence ATGGTTTGGAAGAATCCCTGGTATGATCCATCAAAAGCGCATCACACGCCGGAAGGTTTTTGTAATCCCGAAGCGGATTTACGCCAACCCGGCGACCTCCAGCGCTGGCGTAAGGAACGCAAAGCGCAGGGGCTACCTTTTCCACCCGCTGAGGGATATGAGGCGTTTATCCGCCAATGGTGGCAACCTGCCGATCTGAGCGGCGAGGATGACGCCGTTTGGTGGTTAGGGCACGCTTGCTTGTTGCTGCGTAACAATAATCGCTACTGTTTGATTGACCCCGCCTTGTCAAAGCGAGCGTCACCGCTGCGTTTTTACGGCCCGGCGCGTAAAACGCCTGCGTCGCTAAACATTAATCAGCTCCCTTCCTTAGACACTGTCCTGATTTCCCATAACCACTACGATCATTTGGATAAGCCCACCGTTCAGCGAATCATACGGCGCTTTCCTGAGGTACATTTTATTGTGCCATTGGGATTAAAGGCGTGGTTTGTTAAGCAGGGCGCACGGCGGGTCACAGCGCTTGACTGGTGGGAGAGTACGCAGCATGTCGGTTTTACCGTTCACGCCGTTCCCGCTCGGCACTGGAGTATGCGCACGCTGAAAGATCGCAACCGTTCGCTATGGTGTGGCTGGGTGGTGCAGACTAAGAATCTACGCTTCTGGTTTACCGGTGACAGTGGCTATAGTGAAAATTTACTTGAGATTTCGCAGCGCCTTGGCCCGTTTAACTTAGCCGCGTTGCCGGTAGGCGCGTATGCACCAACGTGGTTCATGCGCGGGCAGCATATGGATCCCGAACAAGCGGTTTCATTGCACCGCGATATTGGTTGCCCGCATTCGATACCGATTCATTGGGGCGTTTTTGAACTGGCTGATGAATCATTAGATGAACCTCCGCAAACCTTAGCACAGTCAATGGAGGTTGCCGGGCTTGATGGCAGCCGTTTTCGCGCATGGCGTATAGGCGAGAAAATGTCGGTAAATAATATTAGCCAGGATTAA
- the kdgR gene encoding DNA-binding transcriptional regulator KdgR, giving the protein MANAEIDKQPDSVSSVLKVFGILQALGEERENGITELSQRVMMSKSTVYRFLQTMKTLGYVSQEGESEKYALTLKLFELGARALQNVDLIRSADVQMRELSRLTRETIHLGALEEDSIVYIHKIDSLYNLRMYSRIGRRNPLHSTAIGKVLLAWRSQAEIKEILHEVTFTRSTSRTVGSTEELLPVLERVKTQGFGEDNEEQEEGLRCIAVPVFDRFGVVIAGLSISFPTIRFSEARKNDYVAMLHRAAKQLSAQMGFHDYPF; this is encoded by the coding sequence ATGGCGAATGCAGAGATCGATAAACAGCCGGATTCGGTGTCTTCGGTGCTAAAAGTGTTTGGCATTTTACAGGCGTTGGGCGAAGAACGGGAAAACGGCATCACCGAGCTATCGCAACGCGTGATGATGTCAAAAAGCACGGTTTATCGCTTTCTACAAACCATGAAAACGCTTGGCTATGTGTCACAAGAAGGGGAGTCAGAAAAATATGCTCTGACCCTTAAGCTGTTTGAGTTGGGCGCCAGAGCATTACAAAATGTCGATCTGATCCGCAGTGCGGATGTGCAAATGCGCGAACTGTCACGCCTGACGCGAGAAACGATCCACCTTGGCGCACTGGAAGAGGACAGCATTGTCTATATCCACAAAATCGACTCGCTGTATAACCTGCGTATGTATTCACGCATTGGGCGGCGCAATCCGTTGCATAGCACGGCGATTGGTAAAGTGTTGCTGGCGTGGCGCAGCCAGGCCGAAATCAAAGAAATCTTACACGAAGTGACCTTCACTCGTAGTACCTCGCGCACCGTCGGCAGTACGGAAGAGTTGTTGCCGGTGCTGGAGCGGGTGAAAACGCAGGGGTTTGGTGAGGATAATGAGGAACAGGAAGAGGGGCTGCGTTGTATTGCGGTGCCGGTGTTTGACCGTTTCGGCGTGGTGATTGCCGGCTTAAGTATTTCCTTTCCGACTATTCGCTTTTCCGAAGCGCGTAAAAATGATTATGTTGCGATGTTACATCGGGCGGCGAAACAGCTCTCGGCACAAATGGGTTTTCATGATTATCCGTTCTGA
- a CDS encoding DUF986 family protein yields MSLTDYVIIAFIALFLLYAIFDEFIMGKLRGETHLKILLQRRNKLDSLIFIGLIAILIYNNAIHQGPQITSVLLMALALIAAWTFWIRRPKLLLKKAGFFYANAWIAWSRIGAMNLSEDGVLVIQLEHRRLLIHVKQLDDLESIYNFMVNNQ; encoded by the coding sequence ATGTCCCTCACCGATTACGTCATTATCGCGTTTATTGCCCTCTTCCTGCTGTATGCCATATTTGATGAATTCATCATGGGGAAGCTACGCGGTGAAACTCATCTGAAAATCTTACTTCAGCGCCGTAATAAGCTGGATAGTCTGATTTTTATCGGCTTGATCGCCATTCTGATCTATAACAATGCCATCCATCAGGGGCCGCAAATTACCTCTGTTTTATTAATGGCATTAGCGCTAATTGCCGCCTGGACTTTCTGGATCCGCCGCCCTAAGTTGCTGCTTAAAAAAGCGGGTTTTTTCTATGCCAATGCCTGGATAGCCTGGTCCCGCATCGGCGCCATGAACTTATCCGAAGACGGTGTTTTGGTTATTCAACTCGAACATCGTCGTTTATTGATTCATGTAAAACAATTAGATGATCTTGAGAGCATCTATAATTTTATGGTTAATAATCAATAG
- a CDS encoding MFS transporter: MPQTAHPDGIPVPQRYGAIVAIALGITVAVLDGAIANVALPTIARELHASPAESIWIVNAYQLAIIVSLLSLSFLGDIVGYRRVYQWGLLLFCFTSLFCALSDSLGMLAFARVLQGFGGASLMSVNSALIRIIYPQRYLGRGMGINSLIVAVSTAAGPTVAAAVLSVASWKWLFFINVPVCLAALALALRFLPDNAQKARGQKFDTLSAIMNALTFGLLISALSGFAQGQSGKIILAELVALLVIGTLFIRRQLKMPIPLLPIDLLRIPIFTLSLCTSVCSFCAQMLAMVSLPFFLQNVAGRDEVATGLLLTPWPLATMVMAPIAGQLIERVHAGLLGGIGLAMFAAGLFALAWLPAAPGDMDIIWRMILCGAGFGLFQSPNNHTIVTSAPRHRSGGASGMLGTARLLGQTSGAALVALMFNLFNEHGTHASLLLAGVFSSAAAIVSTSRMTQPKHTAE; the protein is encoded by the coding sequence ATGCCGCAAACTGCTCACCCGGACGGAATTCCTGTCCCCCAGCGCTACGGCGCTATTGTTGCTATCGCGCTTGGTATTACCGTTGCAGTACTGGATGGCGCTATCGCCAACGTTGCACTGCCGACTATCGCGCGTGAATTACACGCCAGCCCGGCGGAGTCTATCTGGATTGTTAACGCCTATCAGTTGGCAATTATTGTCTCGCTGCTGTCACTCTCTTTTCTTGGCGACATCGTCGGCTATCGCCGCGTCTATCAATGGGGGCTGCTCCTTTTCTGCTTTACCTCCTTGTTCTGCGCCCTCTCGGACTCGCTCGGTATGTTGGCCTTCGCGCGCGTGTTGCAAGGTTTTGGCGGCGCCTCGCTGATGAGCGTTAACTCCGCCCTGATCCGAATTATTTATCCGCAGCGCTATCTTGGGCGCGGGATGGGGATCAACTCGCTAATCGTTGCCGTCTCCACCGCCGCCGGGCCAACGGTCGCGGCCGCGGTCTTATCGGTCGCATCATGGAAGTGGTTGTTCTTTATTAATGTGCCGGTCTGCCTCGCCGCGTTGGCATTGGCGCTGCGTTTTTTACCTGACAATGCGCAAAAAGCTCGCGGACAAAAGTTTGATACGCTGAGCGCCATCATGAACGCCCTCACCTTTGGGCTATTAATCTCCGCGCTAAGCGGCTTTGCTCAGGGACAAAGCGGCAAGATTATCCTTGCGGAACTGGTCGCTTTGCTGGTCATCGGTACGCTGTTTATTCGTCGTCAGCTGAAAATGCCGATACCGCTGCTACCCATCGATCTACTGCGCATTCCAATATTTACGCTGTCGCTTTGCACATCGGTCTGTTCTTTCTGCGCCCAAATGTTGGCGATGGTTTCATTACCGTTCTTTTTACAAAACGTAGCGGGACGTGATGAGGTCGCCACCGGCCTGTTACTTACCCCGTGGCCGTTAGCAACAATGGTGATGGCCCCGATTGCCGGTCAGTTGATTGAACGCGTACATGCAGGGCTACTGGGCGGTATTGGGCTGGCAATGTTCGCCGCTGGCTTGTTTGCGCTGGCATGGCTGCCTGCCGCGCCGGGCGATATGGATATTATCTGGCGCATGATCCTGTGCGGCGCCGGTTTCGGGCTATTCCAGTCACCAAACAACCACACTATCGTTACCTCTGCGCCACGCCATCGCAGCGGCGGCGCCAGCGGCATGCTGGGTACTGCCCGGCTGCTTGGGCAGACCAGCGGCGCAGCGTTGGTGGCCTTAATGTTTAACTTGTTCAATGAGCACGGCACGCATGCTTCCCTGCTACTGGCAGGCGTATTTTCCAGCGCCGCCGCCATCGTCAGCACCTCACGCATGACGCAGCCGAAGCACACCGCCGAGTAA
- the htpX gene encoding protease HtpX has translation MMRIALFLLTNLGVMLVFGLILSLTGIQSSSVQGLMIMAGLFGFGGAFVSLLMSKWMALRSVGGEVIEQPRNETERWLMQTVGHQAQQAGIAMPQVAVYHAPDINAFATGARRNASLVAVSTGLLQNMNRDEAEAVLAHEISHIANGDMVTMTLIQGVVNTFVIFVSRIIAQLASGFLSGDRDDGESSNGNPLVYFAVATVLELVFGILASIITMWFSRHREFYADAGSAKLVGREKMIAALQRLKTSYEPQEASSMMALCINGKSKSLSELFMSHPPLDKRIEALRSGQYLK, from the coding sequence ATGATGCGTATTGCTCTTTTCCTGCTAACCAACTTGGGCGTAATGTTGGTTTTTGGGCTGATACTCAGTCTGACAGGAATCCAGTCAAGCAGCGTGCAGGGCCTGATGATTATGGCAGGTCTGTTTGGCTTTGGCGGTGCGTTTGTTTCACTGCTGATGTCAAAGTGGATGGCGTTGCGTTCGGTTGGCGGCGAAGTGATTGAGCAGCCGCGCAATGAAACCGAACGCTGGTTGATGCAGACCGTGGGGCATCAGGCTCAGCAGGCGGGTATCGCGATGCCGCAGGTGGCGGTGTACCACGCGCCGGATATTAATGCGTTTGCCACCGGCGCCCGACGCAACGCGTCGCTGGTCGCGGTGTCGACCGGGTTACTGCAAAATATGAATCGCGATGAGGCCGAAGCGGTACTGGCGCATGAAATTAGCCATATCGCGAATGGCGATATGGTGACCATGACGCTGATTCAGGGCGTGGTGAACACCTTTGTGATTTTTGTTTCTCGCATTATCGCGCAGCTTGCTTCCGGCTTCCTGTCCGGTGATCGTGATGATGGCGAGAGCAGCAATGGTAATCCGCTGGTCTATTTTGCGGTGGCGACGGTGCTGGAATTGGTGTTTGGTATTTTGGCCAGCATCATTACCATGTGGTTCTCACGTCATCGTGAGTTTTATGCCGATGCCGGTTCCGCCAAGTTGGTGGGGCGCGAGAAGATGATTGCCGCGCTACAGCGTCTAAAAACCAGCTACGAGCCGCAGGAAGCCAGTAGCATGATGGCGCTTTGCATCAACGGTAAATCCAAATCGCTGAGCGAATTGTTTATGTCTCACCCGCCATTGGATAAGCGTATTGAAGCGCTGCGTAGCGGCCAGTATCTGAAATAA
- the mntP gene encoding manganese efflux pump MntP, with amino-acid sequence MNLSATLILAFGMSMDAFTASIGKGATLHRPRFREALRTGLIFGIIETLTPLIGWALGQLASHYVVRWDHWIAFVMLCFLGGRMVWEGFRQREVEPFPLQRHGFWLLVMTAIATSIDALAVGVSLAFLQANIVQTALMIGCATFIMSTLGMMIGRFIGPLLGKRAEIIGGVVLIGIGCYILFSHLA; translated from the coding sequence ATGAATCTTTCCGCCACGCTGATCCTTGCCTTCGGCATGTCGATGGACGCTTTTACCGCCTCGATCGGTAAAGGCGCGACTCTCCATCGTCCGCGTTTTCGCGAGGCGCTACGTACTGGTTTGATCTTTGGCATTATTGAAACGCTGACCCCGTTGATTGGCTGGGCGCTGGGTCAATTAGCCAGCCATTATGTGGTGCGCTGGGATCACTGGATCGCCTTTGTGATGCTGTGTTTCCTTGGCGGACGGATGGTTTGGGAAGGTTTTCGCCAGCGCGAAGTTGAACCGTTTCCGCTGCAACGTCATGGCTTTTGGCTGCTGGTGATGACCGCTATTGCGACCAGTATTGATGCGTTAGCGGTCGGCGTGAGTCTGGCTTTTTTGCAAGCCAATATCGTTCAGACCGCATTAATGATTGGCTGCGCGACTTTTATTATGTCCACGCTGGGTATGATGATTGGACGTTTTATTGGTCCTCTGCTGGGAAAACGCGCCGAAATTATCGGCGGTGTCGTATTGATTGGGATTGGCTGCTACATTCTGTTTAGCCATTTGGCGTAA
- a CDS encoding PTS mannose transporter subunit IID codes for MVDTTTTAAKKLTSGDIRGVFLRSNLFQGSWNFERMQALGFCFSMVPAIRRLYPENNDERKQAIKRHLEFFNTHPYPAAPILGVTLAMEEQRANGAAIDDAAINGIKVGLMGPLAGVGDPIFWGTMRPVFAALGAGIAMTGSLLGPLLFFVLFNVVRLLFRYYGVAYGYRKGVDIVNDMGGGFLQKLTEGSSILGLFVMGALVNKWTHVNIPLVVSRITDQTGKTNVTTVQTILDQLMPGLVPLLLTFGCMWLLRRKVNALWIIIGFFIIGIVGYWIGLLGL; via the coding sequence ATGGTTGATACAACTACAACGGCAGCAAAAAAGCTCACCTCCGGTGATATTCGCGGTGTGTTTCTGCGCTCCAACCTGTTTCAGGGCTCCTGGAACTTCGAACGTATGCAGGCGTTAGGCTTCTGCTTCTCCATGGTACCGGCAATTCGTCGCCTCTATCCGGAGAATAATGATGAGCGTAAGCAGGCAATTAAACGCCATCTTGAGTTTTTTAACACTCACCCTTACCCGGCTGCGCCGATTCTCGGCGTTACGCTGGCAATGGAAGAACAGCGTGCCAATGGCGCTGCCATTGATGACGCGGCAATCAACGGTATTAAAGTGGGTCTGATGGGTCCGCTGGCAGGCGTGGGCGACCCGATCTTCTGGGGCACCATGCGTCCGGTATTCGCCGCGCTTGGCGCCGGTATCGCGATGACCGGCAGCTTACTTGGTCCGTTACTGTTCTTTGTGCTGTTTAACGTGGTTCGCCTGTTATTCCGTTACTACGGTGTCGCTTATGGCTACCGTAAAGGTGTCGATATCGTTAACGATATGGGCGGCGGCTTCTTGCAGAAACTCACGGAGGGCTCCTCAATTTTGGGGCTATTTGTGATGGGGGCGCTGGTCAACAAGTGGACACATGTCAACATACCCTTAGTGGTCTCGCGGATTACCGACCAAACCGGTAAAACGAACGTCACGACGGTGCAAACCATTCTCGATCAGTTGATGCCGGGGCTGGTCCCACTGTTGTTAACCTTTGGCTGTATGTGGCTGCTGCGTAGAAAGGTCAACGCGCTGTGGATCATCATCGGCTTCTTCATCATCGGTATCGTAGGATACTGGATTGGTCTGTTAGGCCTGTAA
- a CDS encoding YebO family protein produces MNEMTNGAAGLAPMIISVALVIVGLIAWFFINRASVRASEQIRLLEALLEEQKKQNAMLRQLTAHVAGTDKTAETTEDANRDFTRLIPER; encoded by the coding sequence ATGAATGAGATGACAAATGGCGCGGCGGGGCTTGCGCCAATGATAATAAGCGTGGCGCTGGTAATTGTTGGGCTTATCGCCTGGTTTTTTATCAACCGCGCCAGCGTACGCGCCAGTGAACAGATTCGCTTACTGGAAGCATTGTTGGAAGAACAGAAGAAACAAAATGCCATGTTGCGCCAGCTAACGGCGCATGTCGCCGGTACGGATAAAACGGCTGAAACCACTGAGGATGCCAACAGAGACTTTACGCGCTTAATTCCAGAGCGCTAA
- the rlmA gene encoding 23S rRNA (guanine(745)-N(1))-methyltransferase: MTWLCPLCQQPLTLEHQSWICSAHHQFDCAKEGYVNLLPVQHKRSRQPGDSAEMIQARRDFLDAGYYRPLQQRVAEIWAQRLPDTADAVLDIGCGEGYYTNAVADALAHCGHLQVYGLDVAKVAIRFAAKRYPQIRFCVASSHRLPFADKSLDGVLRIYAPCKAAELARVVKKGGYVLTVTPGPRHLMQFKALIYQQIKLHDTADEQLAGFTRVTQEALGYSLHLNGEAATALLQMTPFAWRADEGVWQRLAQETAFFCETDFTLTLWQRD; encoded by the coding sequence ATGACCTGGCTTTGCCCGCTCTGTCAGCAGCCATTAACGCTTGAACATCAAAGCTGGATCTGCAGCGCACATCACCAGTTTGATTGCGCGAAAGAGGGGTACGTCAATCTGCTTCCGGTACAGCATAAACGTTCCCGTCAACCGGGCGACAGTGCGGAAATGATCCAGGCGCGGCGCGATTTTCTTGATGCCGGTTATTATCGCCCTTTGCAACAACGTGTGGCGGAGATATGGGCACAGCGGTTGCCGGATACCGCGGACGCGGTGCTGGATATTGGCTGTGGTGAGGGATATTACACCAATGCGGTGGCTGATGCGTTAGCACATTGCGGCCATCTGCAGGTCTATGGTTTGGATGTGGCGAAAGTCGCTATCCGTTTTGCTGCTAAGCGTTACCCGCAGATTCGGTTTTGCGTCGCATCCAGCCATCGGCTCCCTTTTGCGGATAAATCGCTGGACGGGGTATTGCGCATTTATGCGCCCTGTAAAGCTGCGGAACTGGCGCGAGTGGTAAAGAAGGGGGGCTATGTACTGACGGTAACGCCGGGGCCACGCCACTTAATGCAGTTTAAGGCGTTAATTTACCAACAGATTAAGTTACATGACACGGCTGACGAGCAACTGGCGGGTTTCACACGCGTCACACAAGAAGCGCTGGGATATTCGTTGCACCTAAATGGTGAAGCGGCGACCGCGCTGTTACAGATGACGCCATTTGCCTGGCGAGCGGATGAAGGGGTTTGGCAACGGTTAGCGCAGGAGACGGCATTTTTCTGTGAGACGGATTTTACCCTCACGTTGTGGCAACGGGATTAA
- a CDS encoding DUF2627 domain-containing protein, translating into MYGIFSKEVQSKDVDVEYRFLAEP; encoded by the coding sequence ATGTATGGCATCTTCAGTAAAGAAGTTCAGAGTAAAGACGTTGACGTTGAATACCGCTTCCTTGCCGAACCTTAA
- a CDS encoding PTS mannose/fructose/sorbose transporter subunit IIC, with protein MEITTLQIVLIFIVACIAGMESVLDEFQFHRPLVACTLIGLVLGDMKTGIIIGGTLEMIALGWMNIGAAVAPDAALASIISTILVIAGGQSVGAGIALAIPLAAAGQVLTIIVRTITVAFQHAADKAASNGNLTAISWIHVTALILQAMRIAIPAAIVAVSVGTSVVHNLLSSIPEVVTNGLNIAGGMIVVVGYAMVINMMRAGYLMPFFYLGFVTAAFTNFNLVALGVIGVVMAALYIQLSPKYNRVAGGAATAGPSHNDLDNELD; from the coding sequence ATGGAGATTACCACTCTTCAAATTGTGCTGATATTTATCGTTGCCTGTATTGCAGGTATGGAATCGGTACTCGATGAGTTTCAATTTCACCGCCCGCTGGTCGCTTGTACCCTGATCGGTTTAGTTCTGGGTGACATGAAGACCGGTATCATTATCGGTGGTACGTTGGAAATGATCGCACTCGGCTGGATGAACATCGGTGCGGCGGTTGCCCCTGATGCCGCCCTGGCGTCGATTATCTCCACCATCTTGGTTATTGCCGGTGGGCAAAGCGTGGGCGCGGGTATTGCGCTGGCTATCCCCCTGGCGGCGGCCGGTCAGGTTCTGACCATTATCGTTCGTACCATTACCGTTGCCTTCCAGCATGCTGCCGATAAAGCCGCGTCGAATGGTAACCTTACCGCCATCTCCTGGATTCACGTTACCGCGTTGATTCTGCAGGCGATGCGTATTGCTATCCCTGCCGCTATTGTTGCGGTATCGGTTGGCACCAGCGTAGTCCATAACCTGCTGAGCTCTATCCCGGAAGTTGTCACCAATGGTCTGAATATCGCCGGCGGCATGATCGTCGTGGTGGGTTACGCGATGGTAATTAACATGATGCGCGCAGGCTATCTGATGCCGTTCTTCTACCTGGGTTTTGTTACCGCTGCCTTTACCAACTTCAACCTGGTTGCGCTGGGCGTGATTGGGGTGGTGATGGCCGCGCTGTATATCCAGTTGAGTCCAAAATATAACCGCGTTGCGGGCGGTGCCGCCACGGCCGGTCCGTCTCATAACGATCTGGATAACGAATTAGATTAA
- a CDS encoding YobH family protein, with protein MKVVVRIVIVLAIIWLAMLLTGYGVLTGSSKNVAGMGLQCQYLTARGMVSAQYLHTDSGIIGVTDCPVLKKSTEVVDNH; from the coding sequence ATGAAGGTTGTGGTGCGAATTGTGATTGTGCTGGCGATTATTTGGCTGGCGATGTTATTAACCGGCTATGGTGTACTCACCGGTAGCAGCAAAAACGTTGCGGGGATGGGGTTACAATGCCAATACCTCACCGCCAGAGGAATGGTCAGCGCGCAATATCTGCATACTGATAGCGGCATTATTGGTGTTACAGACTGCCCGGTGTTGAAAAAAAGCACTGAAGTTGTCGATAACCATTAA
- the cspE gene encoding transcription antiterminator/RNA stability regulator CspE has product MAKIKGQVKWFNESKGFGFITPADGSKDVFVHFSAIQSNGFKTLAEGQNVEFEIQDGQKGPAAVNVTAI; this is encoded by the coding sequence ATGGCAAAGATTAAAGGTCAGGTTAAGTGGTTCAACGAGTCTAAAGGTTTTGGTTTCATTACTCCTGCTGACGGCAGCAAAGATGTGTTCGTACACTTCTCTGCTATCCAGAGCAATGGTTTCAAAACTCTGGCAGAAGGCCAGAACGTTGAGTTCGAAATTCAGGACGGCCAGAAAGGTCCGGCTGCTGTCAACGTTACGGCGATCTGA
- the prc gene encoding carboxy terminal-processing peptidase, with translation MNNIFRMTMIAGLLLAGHAFAAENITRADQIPQLHQEPQHATVSERVTSRFTRSHYRQFDLDKDFSAKIFDRYLNMLDYSHNVLLASDVAQYADKKTTLGDELRSGQLPVFYDLYNLAQKRRFERYQYALSVLSKPMNFNGNDTIDIDRSKAPWPKSTAELNALWDAKVKYDELSLKLTGKSESEIRDILSKRYNFAIRRLAQSNSEDVFQLAMNAFAHEIDPHTNYLSPRNTEQFNTEMSLSLEGIGAVLQMDDDYTVINSMVAGGPAAKSKTINVGDRIVGVGQPGKPMEDVIGWRLDDVVAKIKGPKGSKVRLEILPAGKGTKTRVVTLTREKIRLEDRAVKMSVHNVGKQKVGVLDIPGFYVGLTDDVKVQLQKLQKQNVDSIVIDLRTNGGGALTEAVSLSGLFIPSGPVVQVRDNNGRVREDSDNDGIVYYKGPLVVLVDRFSASASEIFAAAMQDYGRALIVGEPTFGKGTVQQYRSLNRIYDQMLRPDWPALGSVQYTIQKFYRINGGSTQRKGVTPEILMPTGVEAVETGEKFEDNALPWDSINAASYVKTGDVKPLVPQLTKDHQARIANDPEFQYIIKDIQRFDAMKDKRNIVSLNLAQREKENHEEDALRLERINARYKAEGKKPLASLDDLPKDYKEPDPYLDETVQIANDLAQQEKAQPAEKPAASK, from the coding sequence ATGAACAATATTTTTAGAATGACGATGATTGCGGGCCTGCTGTTAGCAGGCCATGCATTCGCTGCGGAAAATATTACCCGCGCAGACCAAATTCCCCAGTTACATCAGGAACCTCAGCACGCTACGGTAAGCGAACGCGTCACTTCTCGCTTCACTCGCTCCCATTATCGTCAGTTCGATCTGGATAAAGATTTTTCAGCTAAAATCTTCGATCGTTACCTGAATATGCTGGATTACAGCCATAACGTGCTGTTAGCGTCGGATGTAGCACAATACGCCGATAAGAAAACCACGCTGGGCGATGAGCTGCGCAGCGGCCAATTGCCGGTTTTCTATGATCTGTACAATTTAGCGCAGAAACGCCGTTTTGAGCGTTATCAATATGCGCTGTCGGTGTTGAGTAAGCCGATGAATTTCAATGGTAACGACACTATTGATATTGATCGGAGTAAAGCGCCGTGGCCGAAGAGTACGGCTGAATTAAACGCGCTGTGGGATGCCAAAGTAAAATATGACGAACTGAGTCTGAAATTGACCGGTAAGTCAGAGAGCGAAATTCGCGATATTCTGTCCAAACGTTATAACTTTGCTATCCGCCGCTTAGCGCAAAGCAACAGTGAAGACGTTTTCCAGTTGGCGATGAATGCCTTCGCCCATGAAATCGACCCGCATACCAACTATTTGTCGCCGCGTAATACCGAGCAGTTTAATACCGAAATGAGCCTTTCGCTGGAAGGGATCGGTGCGGTGTTGCAAATGGATGATGATTATACCGTCATTAATTCAATGGTCGCCGGCGGGCCTGCGGCGAAAAGTAAAACCATCAACGTTGGCGATCGGATTGTTGGCGTAGGTCAGCCGGGCAAACCGATGGAGGATGTGATCGGTTGGCGGCTTGATGATGTGGTGGCGAAAATTAAAGGGCCGAAAGGCAGCAAGGTTCGCCTGGAAATTTTACCAGCCGGTAAAGGTACCAAAACCCGTGTTGTGACGCTGACGCGTGAAAAAATCCGTCTCGAAGATCGGGCGGTAAAAATGTCGGTGCATAATGTCGGTAAACAAAAAGTCGGTGTGCTGGATATCCCAGGCTTCTATGTCGGTCTTACCGACGATGTAAAAGTACAGTTGCAGAAACTGCAGAAGCAAAATGTCGACAGCATCGTGATTGACTTGCGCACCAACGGCGGCGGGGCGTTGACCGAGGCAGTATCGCTCTCTGGTCTGTTTATCCCGAGCGGGCCGGTGGTTCAGGTACGTGATAATAATGGTCGCGTGCGTGAAGATAGCGATAATGACGGCATTGTCTACTACAAAGGCCCGTTAGTGGTGCTGGTAGATCGCTTTAGCGCTTCGGCGTCAGAAATTTTCGCTGCGGCAATGCAAGATTATGGACGTGCGTTGATTGTTGGCGAACCGACCTTTGGTAAAGGTACCGTGCAGCAGTACCGCTCGCTAAACCGTATTTACGATCAAATGCTGCGTCCTGACTGGCCTGCGTTGGGATCGGTGCAATACACTATCCAGAAGTTCTACCGTATCAACGGCGGCAGTACGCAGCGTAAAGGCGTAACGCCTGAAATTCTGATGCCGACCGGGGTTGAAGCGGTGGAAACCGGCGAGAAGTTTGAGGATAACGCCTTGCCGTGGGATAGCATCAATGCCGCGAGCTATGTTAAAACCGGTGATGTGAAACCGTTAGTGCCGCAGTTGACCAAGGATCACCAGGCGCGTATCGCCAACGATCCTGAGTTCCAGTACATCATTAAAGACATTCAGCGTTTTGATGCAATGAAGGATAAACGCAATATCGTGTCGCTCAATCTTGCCCAGCGCGAGAAAGAGAATCACGAGGAGGATGCACTGCGTCTGGAGCGCATTAATGCGCGTTATAAAGCGGAAGGTAAAAAACCGCTCGCGTCGCTGGATGATTTGCCGAAGGATTACAAGGAACCCGATCCGTATCTGGATGAAACGGTACAAATTGCTAACGATTTGGCCCAGCAAGAGAAAGCCCAGCCGGCAGAGAAACCTGCCGCCAGCAAATAA